A stretch of Cucumis sativus cultivar 9930 chromosome 2, Cucumber_9930_V3, whole genome shotgun sequence DNA encodes these proteins:
- the LOC101211216 gene encoding LOB domain-containing protein 2, giving the protein MQKHNNGVLQGTPACAACKHQRKKCHETCPLAPYFPAERNREFQAVHKVFGVSNVTKMVKNVREEDKRKAVDSLIWEAVCRQNDPVLGPYGEYKRVLEEVKVCKLLTQNQSIMNGGQVGLGYKPIIPCLGAWNNNNNNNSNDNNNNNGNGNGNLINNGNGIMGIINGGVNSSHLLNYFHDNYVSAIVDSSPYSNSSAYNLQSHEKLMRLQQDKEISSNMVVPLQQQQHPTFHHCF; this is encoded by the coding sequence ATGCAAAAGCACAATAACGGAGTTTTGCAGGGAACACCCGCTTGTGCAGCCTGCAAACACCAGAGGAAGAAATGCCACGAGACGTGTCCGTTGGCACCTTACTTTCCTGCAGAACGGAACAGGGAATTCCAAGCCGTTCACAAGGTGTTTGGAGTGAGCAATGTGACCAAAATGGTGAAAAACGTGAGAGAAGAAGACAAGAGAAAGGCTGTGGATTCTTTGATTTGGGAAGCTGTTTGTAGGCAAAACGACCCCGTTTTAGGGCCCTATGGTGAATACAAAAGGGTTTTGGAAGAGGTAAAAGTGTGTAAATTATTGACTCAAAACCAAAGCATTATGAATGGAGGGCAAGTGGGATTGGGTTATAAACCAATAATACCATGTTTGGGAGCGTggaacaataataacaataataatagtaatgataataataataataatggaaatggaaatggtaatttgattaataatgGAAATGGGATTATGGGGATAATCAATGGAGGAGTTAATAGCAGCCATTTACTTAATTACTTTCATGATAATTATGTAAGTGCCATAGTTGATTCAAGTCCTTACAGCAATTCTTCCGCTTATAATTTACAAAGTCATGAGAAATTGATGAGATTGCAACAAGATAAAGAGATTAGTTCAAACATGGTTGTGCCACTTCAGCAGCAGCAGCATCCAACCTTTCACCATTGTTTTTAA
- the LOC101220160 gene encoding rac-like GTP-binding protein RAC2, with translation MSTARFIKCVTVGDGAVGKTCMLISYTSNTFPTDYVPTVFDNFSANVVVDGSTVNLGLWDTAGQEDYNRLRPLSYRGADVFLLAFSLISKASYENISKKWIPELRHYAPTVPIVLVGTKLDLRDDKQFLTSHPGAVPITTAQGEELKKSIGAAVYIECSSKTQQNVKAVFDAAIKVVLQPPKPKRKRRKARKCVFL, from the exons ATGAGTACGGCCAGGTTCATCAAGTGCGTTACTGTTGGAGATGGGGCTGTGGGGAAGACGTGTATGCTCATTTCTTACACTAGCAACACTTTCCCAACT GACTATGTGCCCACAGTTTTTGATAATTTCAGTGCTAATGTGGTGGTGGATGGCAGCACCGTCAACCTGGGGCTTTGGGACACTGCTG GACAGGAAGATTACAATAGGCTGAGGCCTTTGAGTTATAGAGGTGCAGATGTGTTTCTGTTGGCATTTTCTCTAATCAGCAAAGCTAGCTATGAAAATATCTCCAAGAAG TGGATCCCAGAGCTGCGACATTATGCCCCGACTGTGCCAATTGTTCTCGTCGGAACCAAACTTG ATTTAAGGGACGACAAGCAATTTCTGACTAGCCATCCTGGTGCTGTACCGATAACGACGGCCCAG GGTGAAGAACTGAAGAAATCAATTGGTGCTGCTGTTTACATAGAATGCAGCTCCAAAACTCAGCAg AATGTCAAGGCTGTGTTTGATGCTGCTATCAAGGTTGTTCTACAGCCACCGAAACCAAAGCGAAAGCGAAGAAAGGCCAGAAAATGTGTGTTTCTTTGA
- the LOC105434687 gene encoding basic leucine zipper 34 — translation MPNLPPKIPNLTTPHHFPQHNNHFLSFSSSKQSFHRRSVSDSIAFLDSPTMMSQSFLGSPASISNSNNAFDGFDEEQFRSMLSDEIHSNNEDDEPTSSDHNSNEKSEGTTNDDPKHSVRNEPKEEVESRQWEDNVVPTNISNDRVTDPKRVKRILANRQSARRSRVKKLQYISELERSVTTLQAEVSMLSPRVAFLDQQRLLLNVDNSALKQRIATLSQDKIFKDAHEEALKREIERLGQLYHRQQKSKRMECNESSPTEPPTSSGDQKHKLLYV, via the exons ATGCCAAATTTGCCTCCTAAAATCCCAAACTTGACCACTCCACACCACTTCCCTCAACACAACAATCActtcctttccttctcttcctcTAAACAGAGTTTCCACCGCCGCTCTGTCAGCGACTCGATAGCCTTCCTCGACTCACCCACAATGATGAGTCAAAGCTTCTTAGGTTCGCCTGCATCGATATCCAACAGTAATAACGCATTTGATGGGTTCGATGAGGAGCAATTTAGATCGATGTTGAGTGATGAAATTCACTCTAATAATGAAGATGATGAACCCACTTCATCAGATCACAACAGCAATGAGAAGTCAGAAGGGACAACAAATGATGATCCAAAGCATTCGGTTAGAAATGAGCCTAAAGAAGAGGTTGAAAGTCGCCAATGGGAAGACAATGTGGTTCCAACAAACATCTCCAATGATCGAGTCACTGATCCCAAAAGAGTCAAGAG aatatTGGCAAATAGACAATCTGCACGAAGATCAAGGGTCAAGAAATTACAATACATATCAGAATTGGAAAGAAGTGTGACTACATTACAG GCCGAAGTTTCAATGTTATCACCAAGAGTTGCATTTCTAGACCAACAGCGACTACTTCTAAATGTGGACAATAGTGCTTTGAAGCAAAGAATCGCCACTCTCTCCCAAGATAAGATTTTCAAAGATG CTCATGAAGAAGCattgaagagagaaatagagagaTTAGGGCAATTGTATCATCGACAACAAAAGAGTAAGAGAATGGAATGTAACGAATCATCTCCAACAGAACCACCCACATCTTCTGGAGATCAAAAACATAAGCTTCTGTATGTTTGA
- the LOC101220401 gene encoding ras-related protein RABA1f translates to MGAYRADDDYDYLFKVVLIGDSGVGKSNLLSRFTRNEFSLETKSTIGVEFATRSIRVDDKIVKAQIWDTAGQERYRAITSAYYRGAVGALIVYDVTRHVTFENVERWLKELRSHTDHNIVIMLVGNKADLRHLRAVSTEDAQAFAERERTYFMETSALESFNVENSFTEVLTQTYRVVSRKILDIGDDPTVLPKGQTIDIGSKDDVSAVKKAGCCSS, encoded by the exons ATGGGTGCGTACAGAGCCGATGATGATTACGATTATCTGTTCAAGGTGGTGCTGATTGGGGACTCCGGCGTCGGAAAATCCAATCTCTTGTCGCGTTTCACCAGAAATGAATTCAGCCTCGAGACCAAATCCACCATCGGCGTTGAGTTCGCTACTCGTAGTATTCGTGTCGATGATAAGATCGTTAAGGCTCAGATTTGGGACACCGCCGGCCAAGaaag GTACAGAGCAATCACGAGTGCATACTATAGGGGAGCAGTAGGGGCGTTAATAGTGTACGACGTTACACGACACGTGACATTCGAGAACGTAGAGAGATGGTTGAAGGAGCTAAGAAGTCACACAGATCACAACATAGTGATAATGCTCGTAGGGAACAAGGCAGATTTAAGGCACCTAAGAGCAGTATCAACAGAAGATGCACAAGCATTtgcagagagagagagaacatATTTCATGGAAACTTCAGCACTAGAGTCATTCAACGTTGAGAATTCATTTACAGAAGTTCTAACACAAACCTACCGAGTTGTAAGCAGGAAAATTCTTGACATTGGAGATGATCCAACTGTTCTTCCTAAGGGACAGACCATTGACATTGGCTCTAAAGATGATGTCTCTGCTGTTAAGAAAGCTGGTTGTTGTTCTTCATAA